The following are from one region of the Geoalkalibacter subterraneus genome:
- a CDS encoding type II toxin-antitoxin system Phd/YefM family antitoxin has product MQVNMHEAKSKLSALAEKVWQGETVVIAKAGKPYLDILPHRENSTPRQPGRFKGQIRIADDFDETPEEIISAFEGDN; this is encoded by the coding sequence ATGCAGGTCAATATGCACGAAGCCAAGAGCAAGTTGTCCGCCCTGGCTGAAAAAGTCTGGCAGGGAGAAACCGTGGTTATCGCCAAGGCGGGAAAGCCTTATCTGGATATTCTTCCGCACAGGGAAAACAGTACTCCGCGCCAGCCTGGACGCTTCAAGGGGCAGATCCGCATTGCCGATGATTTTGACGAGACGCCGGAGGAAATTATCAGCGCCTTTGAGGGAGATAACTAG
- a CDS encoding methyl-accepting chemotaxis protein, whose protein sequence is MFNRMKIGPKLLAAFGVVLLLTALVGLVGYVGMNKIMTRVEISENVSEMLHQLEEAQSAEKRFALMGEEAYAESVRSHIGRVEEIAQSLSANESAQGVWGQLDGVRAAAEVYLENFDQYVASEQQRVKATEEMMASSNVVLNALMQVREDQMSQVADLRDNQDEYHLWQYDEQLVARYDRVEMTDRMMLFFTNARKFEKEYFLSGEQKYIDRTWQTLEAVQNLGAGLIDSLDDTDSVALLEQMQQALSDFIGQLEHVVDLMARQQALAETMGQRAEATVAACNQAVAIQKAGMTDLMTQATRGVLIGLGVALLIGAVLAVRISLGIQRPLAKAVDLLGDLEAGRLDSRLDLNRGDEVGILARTMDSFAESLENEIVQPLKRLADGDLDFEVHPRGADDAIRHALAKVRQDLNELLSEVRAVGDQIASGSSQVADSSQSLSQGATEQASSLQEISASMNELASQTKSNTDNAQQASRNSDETKVSAEKCNDQMRHMVAAMDEIRTAGSDISRIIKTIDEIAFQTNLLALNAAVEAARAGQHGKGFAVVAEEVRNLAARSAKAARETAELIEGTVNKTENGSKLANETAGALERIVAQTAEVSDLISSIAGASNEQAAGISEVNQGLSQIDQVTQQNTANAEETAAAAEQLSSQVAHMKQMLGRFHLAADGAGSGMLSLPPAEDFGAEDQADPSDVDEFWAS, encoded by the coding sequence ATGTTCAATCGAATGAAGATCGGCCCCAAATTGCTGGCGGCTTTCGGAGTGGTGCTGCTTCTGACCGCACTCGTCGGCCTGGTTGGTTATGTCGGTATGAACAAGATCATGACGCGGGTCGAAATCTCGGAAAATGTCTCTGAAATGCTGCACCAGCTTGAGGAGGCGCAGAGTGCCGAGAAACGTTTTGCCCTGATGGGTGAAGAGGCCTATGCGGAATCCGTGCGGTCGCACATCGGGCGGGTGGAGGAGATTGCGCAAAGTCTTTCCGCCAATGAATCCGCCCAGGGGGTCTGGGGCCAGCTTGACGGAGTGCGCGCCGCCGCGGAAGTCTACCTTGAAAACTTCGACCAGTATGTCGCTTCCGAGCAGCAGCGGGTCAAAGCGACCGAAGAAATGATGGCCAGTTCCAACGTGGTTCTGAACGCCCTGATGCAGGTGCGCGAAGACCAGATGAGCCAGGTGGCGGATCTGCGTGACAATCAGGATGAATACCACCTGTGGCAATATGACGAACAGCTGGTGGCGCGCTATGACCGGGTGGAAATGACCGACCGCATGATGCTTTTTTTCACCAACGCGCGCAAATTCGAGAAGGAATATTTCCTCTCCGGCGAACAGAAATACATTGACCGCACCTGGCAGACGCTGGAGGCGGTGCAGAACCTCGGTGCGGGGCTGATCGACAGCCTGGATGACACCGACAGTGTTGCGCTGCTGGAGCAGATGCAGCAGGCCCTCTCCGATTTTATCGGGCAGCTTGAGCATGTCGTTGATCTGATGGCGCGCCAGCAGGCGCTGGCCGAAACAATGGGGCAGCGGGCCGAGGCGACGGTCGCGGCCTGCAACCAGGCCGTTGCCATCCAGAAAGCCGGCATGACGGATCTGATGACCCAGGCGACCCGCGGCGTGTTGATCGGGCTGGGTGTGGCGCTGCTGATTGGTGCGGTGCTTGCGGTCCGGATTTCGCTGGGGATTCAGCGTCCCCTGGCAAAGGCGGTGGACCTGCTGGGCGACCTTGAAGCCGGGCGGCTGGACTCGCGCCTTGATCTCAATCGTGGTGACGAGGTCGGCATTCTGGCGCGCACCATGGATTCTTTTGCCGAAAGTCTGGAAAACGAAATTGTGCAGCCGCTCAAGCGTCTGGCCGACGGCGATCTTGATTTTGAAGTCCACCCCCGGGGCGCGGACGATGCCATTCGCCACGCGCTGGCCAAGGTGCGTCAGGATCTCAACGAACTGCTGAGCGAAGTTCGGGCGGTTGGCGACCAGATCGCATCGGGCAGCAGCCAGGTCGCCGATTCAAGCCAGTCCCTGTCACAGGGGGCGACTGAGCAGGCCAGCTCTCTGCAGGAGATCAGCGCTTCCATGAACGAGCTGGCTTCGCAGACCAAGAGCAACACGGATAATGCCCAACAGGCTAGCCGTAATTCTGACGAAACCAAAGTTTCGGCCGAGAAGTGCAATGATCAGATGCGTCACATGGTTGCGGCCATGGACGAGATCCGCACGGCAGGTTCGGATATTTCCCGGATCATAAAAACCATTGACGAGATTGCTTTCCAGACCAATCTGCTGGCTCTCAATGCCGCTGTCGAAGCGGCACGCGCCGGGCAGCACGGCAAGGGCTTTGCCGTGGTGGCGGAAGAGGTGCGCAACCTGGCCGCACGCAGTGCCAAAGCCGCCCGGGAGACCGCTGAGTTGATCGAGGGGACCGTTAATAAAACGGAAAACGGATCAAAGCTGGCCAATGAAACAGCCGGGGCGTTGGAGCGTATCGTCGCCCAGACGGCGGAGGTGTCCGACCTGATCAGCTCCATTGCCGGGGCATCCAACGAGCAGGCGGCCGGCATCTCCGAAGTGAATCAGGGCTTGAGCCAGATCGACCAGGTCACCCAGCAGAACACCGCCAACGCAGAGGAAACCGCGGCAGCAGCCGAACAGCTTTCCAGTCAGGTGGCACACATGAAACAGATGCTGGGTCGCTTCCATCTGGCAGCTGACGGGGCCGGGAGCGGCATGCTTTCACTGCCTCCAGCCGAGGATTTCGGCGCTGAAGATCAGGCCGACCCGTCAGATGTGGATGAATTCTGGGCGAGTTAA
- a CDS encoding glycine cleavage system protein R, whose product MAHFALTIIGRDRPGIVSQVTEILYRLGCNIADSSCSILGGQFAMILIIAHPDFTDRDSFGDAFAPLEEGNLSVFLRTLKPGGEKSPHFDGELCMISVYGSDKPGIVYKVAKTLGDRNVNITDLHTKLVGKESRPVYVMMIEAVLPADLTSRQICSNCIQQPSACFLYYRSFAGSRRRRGGSWRASSFSAQRCRRFLI is encoded by the coding sequence ATGGCCCATTTCGCCCTGACTATCATCGGCCGCGATCGCCCCGGCATTGTGTCTCAGGTCACCGAAATACTCTACCGTCTCGGCTGCAACATCGCCGATTCAAGCTGCTCCATTCTCGGCGGGCAGTTTGCCATGATTCTGATTATCGCCCACCCCGACTTCACTGACCGTGACAGTTTCGGTGACGCGTTCGCCCCCCTGGAAGAGGGCAATCTGTCCGTCTTTCTACGTACCCTCAAACCCGGCGGCGAAAAATCACCTCACTTCGATGGCGAGCTGTGCATGATTTCGGTCTACGGCTCGGACAAGCCCGGCATCGTCTACAAGGTCGCCAAAACCCTCGGTGACCGCAATGTCAACATCACCGACCTGCACACCAAGCTGGTGGGCAAGGAATCACGGCCGGTGTATGTGATGATGATCGAGGCGGTTCTGCCGGCAGATCTGACCTCAAGGCAAATTTGTTCTAATTGCATCCAGCAGCCGAGCGCCTGCTTCTTGTATTATCGGTCATTCGCAGGTAGTCGAAGACGGCGCGGGGGTTCATGGCGAGCATCCTCATTTTCTGCGCAACGCTGCCGACGCTTTTTGATTTAA
- the efp gene encoding elongation factor P: MYSCSDLKKGLKLMVDGEPHVIVAFDFTKPGKGQALYKCKLRNMITGSLFDRTYRSGESFEPASLEDRDMQYLYQDETGYVFMDQKTFEQVTLTEETLGDDKYFLIDNMDVKVLMFGDRAIGITLPNFVNLKVTQTDPWVKGDTAAGNNKPATVETGYSLQVPSFVEEGDLIQIDTRTGAYNTRVKE, encoded by the coding sequence ATGTACAGTTGTTCCGATCTCAAAAAGGGCCTCAAACTCATGGTCGACGGCGAACCGCACGTCATTGTCGCCTTCGATTTCACCAAACCCGGCAAAGGCCAGGCCCTTTATAAATGCAAGCTGCGCAACATGATCACCGGATCGTTGTTCGATCGCACCTACCGTTCGGGCGAATCCTTTGAGCCGGCCAGCCTGGAAGACCGCGACATGCAGTACCTCTACCAGGACGAAACCGGCTACGTCTTCATGGATCAGAAGACCTTCGAGCAGGTCACGCTCACCGAGGAAACCCTGGGCGACGACAAGTACTTTCTGATCGACAACATGGACGTGAAGGTTCTCATGTTCGGCGACCGGGCCATCGGAATCACCCTGCCCAACTTCGTCAACCTCAAGGTCACCCAGACCGATCCCTGGGTCAAGGGCGACACCGCCGCCGGCAACAACAAACCGGCCACCGTGGAGACCGGCTACAGCCTGCAGGTGCCGAGCTTTGTCGAAGAGGGCGACCTGATTCAGATCGACACCCGCACCGGCGCTTACAACACCCGGGTCAAGGAATAA
- a CDS encoding type II toxin-antitoxin system VapC family toxin, translating to MQRFLLDTHALLWWLGDLPQLGPRCREVISDRRNQVFISAATTWEISIKMSLGKLEAPQDMDSVVEDEGFSKLPISLYHGQLAGHLPTLHRDPFDRMLIAQAQAEGLILVTADENIPRYNVRTRNPRD from the coding sequence GTGCAGCGCTTTCTGCTCGACACCCACGCCCTGCTCTGGTGGCTTGGTGATCTTCCGCAGCTGGGTCCGCGCTGCAGGGAGGTGATCAGCGACAGGCGCAATCAGGTTTTCATAAGCGCGGCCACAACTTGGGAAATTTCCATAAAGATGTCGCTCGGCAAACTCGAAGCCCCGCAGGACATGGACTCTGTGGTGGAAGATGAAGGCTTCAGCAAACTCCCCATCAGTCTTTACCACGGTCAGTTGGCCGGTCACCTCCCGACATTGCATCGAGATCCGTTTGACCGAATGCTGATTGCCCAGGCACAGGCTGAAGGTCTGATCCTTGTCACCGCCGACGAAAATATTCCGCGGTACAATGTGCGAACCCGTAATCCTCGCGACTAA
- a CDS encoding rhodanese-like domain-containing protein, giving the protein MTWKYKRIIIEAVVIFCLGVVVGLSVNHRMVIDAFAGKVASKAAPPADSASVAQYPVPTFLEEVLAEREEGALLVDARVGELYREGHIAGAVSLPLADYETQLEQFKQDIDPDRTLILYCSGYGCPDSFDLGQVLLEEGFRDVRVYEGGMPEWRDQGLPVEKGAP; this is encoded by the coding sequence ATGACCTGGAAGTATAAACGAATCATTATTGAAGCCGTCGTGATCTTCTGCCTTGGCGTGGTGGTGGGGCTGTCGGTGAATCATCGCATGGTCATCGATGCCTTTGCGGGCAAGGTGGCCTCGAAAGCTGCTCCGCCTGCAGATTCAGCCTCTGTTGCCCAGTATCCGGTGCCGACCTTTCTTGAAGAAGTTCTTGCTGAACGGGAAGAAGGCGCTTTGCTGGTCGATGCCCGGGTTGGCGAGCTTTACCGCGAAGGTCATATTGCAGGGGCGGTTTCTCTACCACTGGCTGATTACGAGACGCAGCTGGAGCAATTTAAACAGGACATCGATCCGGATCGAACCCTGATTCTTTACTGCAGCGGCTACGGCTGCCCCGACTCCTTCGATCTCGGTCAGGTCCTTCTTGAAGAGGGCTTCCGCGATGTGCGCGTTTATGAAGGGGGGATGCCCGAATGGCGCGATCAGGGCCTGCCCGTTGAAAAGGGGGCGCCATGA
- the epmA gene encoding EF-P lysine aminoacylase EpmA: MAEPNWRLAGKRAKLIERARIMQMIRAFFIDHGYLEVETPHRVPGNAPEAYIEPETSGNWFLHTSPELAMKRLLAAGYERLFQICRCWRSAERGRRHLPEFTLLEWYRAQVDYTALMTECEQLLTGLVPSGSLTRQGHTIDITPPWERLTVAEAFQRYTDTTPHRALSDDRFDEVISDEIEPRLGFDTPVFLIEYPAELAALARKKPDNHRVAERFELYIAGLEIANAFSELTDVEEQRARFAREDEQRRSSGHPPYPSPEKFLNEMVYMPPAAGIALGVDRLIMLLTGAAEIDEVVAFTPEDL; encoded by the coding sequence ATGGCGGAGCCCAACTGGCGACTTGCCGGCAAGCGCGCCAAACTGATCGAAAGGGCCCGGATCATGCAGATGATCCGGGCTTTTTTCATCGATCACGGCTACCTGGAGGTGGAAACCCCTCACCGCGTGCCGGGCAATGCCCCCGAAGCCTATATCGAACCGGAAACCAGCGGCAACTGGTTTCTGCACACCTCCCCCGAACTGGCCATGAAACGCCTGCTGGCCGCCGGATATGAACGCCTGTTTCAGATCTGCCGCTGCTGGCGCTCGGCGGAGCGCGGCCGCCGCCACCTGCCCGAATTCACCCTGCTGGAATGGTACCGCGCCCAAGTGGACTACACGGCATTAATGACGGAATGCGAACAGCTGCTCACCGGCCTCGTCCCCTCCGGCAGCCTGACCCGGCAGGGGCACACCATCGACATCACCCCGCCGTGGGAGCGATTGACCGTGGCCGAAGCCTTCCAACGCTACACGGACACGACTCCCCACCGGGCACTGAGCGACGACCGTTTCGACGAAGTCATCAGCGACGAAATCGAACCCCGGCTGGGGTTCGACACACCGGTGTTTCTTATTGAATACCCTGCCGAACTTGCAGCCCTGGCACGAAAAAAGCCCGACAACCATCGGGTCGCCGAGCGCTTTGAACTCTACATTGCAGGGCTGGAAATCGCCAACGCCTTTTCGGAACTCACCGATGTCGAAGAACAGCGCGCCCGTTTCGCCCGCGAAGATGAGCAGCGCCGCAGCAGCGGTCACCCCCCCTACCCCTCACCGGAAAAATTCCTCAACGAAATGGTTTACATGCCGCCTGCGGCCGGGATCGCACTGGGCGTCGACCGCCTTATCATGCTGCTGACCGGTGCTGCAGAAATCGACGAGGTCGTCGCCTTCACCCCGGAAGATTTATAG
- a CDS encoding L-lactate MFS transporter — protein MNANQTSNARGWTVVLAGTGINLALGILYTWSIFKGAISESIQAGGAGAFNWNMASINDPYAVCCLMFAFSMIIAGKLQDALGPRITAIIGGLMVGIGFVLVSQSTNYWAWILGFGVLAGMGIGFGYSAATPPALKWFPPAKTGLIAGIVVSGFGLASVYIAPLANYMLTVAGLQKSMMIFGIAFAIVVSLLALLLSNPPAGYVAGGAPKPGAAQKAADSPELSPKQMLSSGKFYTLWLAYFIGAGAGLMVIGSAKGMAAASLGEMAFLVVAIMAVGNAAGRLVAGVVSDKIGRANTLIIMLVFQASLMFAAIPVLGGQGNPVLVTLLVTFLVFNYGTNLALFPAFTKDFFGMKNFGMNYGILFSAWGIGAFVLVRVAEMLKVQTGGYTASFAAAGIMLLVGAMMSLSLRTKKVAAEAHVTVGAESSAIMEEEFEEQELATQKTNR, from the coding sequence ATGAACGCAAATCAGACTTCCAACGCACGCGGATGGACCGTCGTTCTGGCGGGTACCGGTATCAACCTGGCCCTCGGTATTCTCTATACCTGGAGTATTTTCAAGGGTGCAATCTCCGAATCGATCCAGGCTGGAGGCGCCGGAGCCTTTAACTGGAACATGGCGTCGATCAACGACCCCTACGCCGTCTGCTGCCTGATGTTCGCGTTTTCGATGATCATCGCCGGCAAGCTTCAGGATGCTCTCGGTCCCCGCATCACCGCAATTATCGGCGGCCTGATGGTCGGTATCGGCTTCGTGCTGGTTTCCCAGTCCACCAATTACTGGGCATGGATCCTCGGTTTTGGTGTCTTGGCCGGCATGGGAATCGGTTTCGGCTACTCCGCTGCGACGCCTCCGGCGCTCAAGTGGTTCCCTCCCGCTAAAACAGGTCTGATTGCAGGTATCGTAGTTTCCGGCTTCGGTCTGGCTTCGGTTTATATCGCTCCCCTGGCCAACTATATGCTCACTGTTGCCGGCCTGCAGAAATCCATGATGATTTTCGGCATTGCCTTTGCCATCGTGGTTTCGTTGCTGGCTCTGCTGCTCAGCAATCCTCCTGCCGGTTATGTTGCCGGTGGCGCGCCCAAGCCCGGTGCAGCTCAAAAAGCTGCTGATTCTCCTGAACTGAGCCCCAAGCAGATGCTCTCCAGCGGCAAGTTCTACACCCTGTGGCTGGCCTATTTCATCGGCGCCGGCGCCGGTCTGATGGTTATCGGCAGCGCCAAGGGTATGGCTGCTGCCAGCCTCGGTGAGATGGCATTTCTGGTTGTCGCCATCATGGCAGTGGGCAACGCCGCTGGTCGCCTGGTGGCCGGTGTGGTTTCTGACAAGATCGGCCGCGCCAACACCCTGATCATCATGCTGGTGTTCCAGGCCTCCCTGATGTTTGCAGCCATCCCGGTGCTCGGCGGACAGGGCAATCCCGTACTGGTGACCCTGCTGGTGACCTTCCTGGTGTTCAACTACGGCACCAACCTGGCCCTGTTCCCTGCCTTCACCAAGGATTTCTTCGGCATGAAGAACTTTGGGATGAACTACGGCATTCTCTTCTCTGCCTGGGGTATCGGCGCCTTTGTCCTGGTCCGCGTTGCCGAAATGCTTAAAGTGCAGACCGGCGGCTACACCGCTTCCTTCGCCGCAGCCGGCATCATGCTGCTGGTCGGAGCCATGATGAGCCTGTCCCTGCGCACCAAGAAGGTTGCTGCAGAAGCTCATGTCACCGTCGGTGCGGAAAGCTCCGCGATCATGGAAGAAGAGTTCGAAGAGCAGGAACTGGCCACTCAGAAAACCAACCGCTGA
- a CDS encoding KamA family radical SAM protein — MEFWQKRLRESVTTAAQLSRHFAIDVDALDRVAARYPLAITPHYLSLIEHPGDPIWKQCVPDLRELEDGATDADPLHEERLATAPQVVHRYPDRALLLVAGSCAAYCRFCTRKRRVGCAEARVTLGEVMEGIEYIARTPAIKDVVISGGEPLLMSDLLLKQIFERLGRIPHVEILRIGTRAPVVLPERITESLCNLLRRCHPLFVNTHFNHPRELTPESREACLRLADAGIPVGNQTVLLRGVNDDAATLEALFRGLLRMRVRPYYLHHMDLVRGTDHFRTPLETGIEIMDRLRGTLSGLAIPQYVVDLPGGRGKVPITPQYVDKLGAQAVLRAPDGERISFPNL; from the coding sequence ATGGAATTCTGGCAAAAGCGGCTGCGTGAGAGTGTCACGACAGCCGCGCAGCTGTCCCGGCATTTTGCAATTGATGTCGATGCCCTTGATCGCGTTGCCGCCCGCTATCCACTGGCAATCACCCCCCATTACCTGTCATTGATCGAGCATCCCGGCGATCCCATCTGGAAGCAGTGCGTTCCCGATCTTCGCGAGCTGGAGGACGGTGCGACCGATGCCGACCCCCTGCATGAAGAGCGCCTCGCCACTGCGCCGCAGGTGGTACACCGCTACCCGGATCGTGCTTTGCTGCTGGTGGCGGGAAGCTGTGCCGCCTACTGCCGTTTCTGCACCCGCAAACGCCGGGTCGGGTGTGCAGAGGCGCGTGTCACGCTGGGTGAAGTGATGGAGGGGATCGAGTACATTGCCCGCACCCCGGCGATCAAGGATGTGGTGATTTCCGGCGGCGAGCCGCTGCTCATGTCCGATCTGCTGCTCAAGCAGATTTTCGAGCGGTTGGGGCGCATCCCTCATGTGGAGATTTTGCGTATCGGCACCCGCGCCCCGGTTGTTCTGCCCGAGCGGATTACCGAAAGCCTGTGTAATCTTCTGCGCCGCTGCCATCCGTTGTTTGTCAATACCCATTTCAACCATCCCCGCGAGTTGACCCCGGAGTCGCGCGAAGCCTGTCTGCGTCTGGCCGACGCGGGCATCCCGGTGGGCAACCAGACCGTGCTGCTGCGGGGCGTCAATGACGATGCCGCGACGCTGGAGGCCTTGTTTCGCGGCCTGCTGCGGATGCGCGTGAGGCCGTACTACCTGCACCACATGGACCTGGTGCGCGGCACCGACCATTTTCGGACCCCTTTGGAAACGGGCATCGAAATCATGGACAGGCTGCGCGGCACCCTGTCCGGGCTGGCGATCCCCCAGTACGTGGTGGACCTTCCCGGTGGTCGCGGCAAAGTCCCCATTACTCCGCAATATGTGGACAAGCTGGGTGCTCAGGCGGTGCTACGCGCGCCGGACGGCGAGCGGATCTCTTTCCCCAATCTATAA
- a CDS encoding MauE/DoxX family redox-associated membrane protein: MNRLVSIVLHGARIALGVTFFYAGWIKAQEPIDFARAVANYQVLPYSWNYLVAATLPYVELLAGTLLVLNRRVRPAALVIGVLNFVFILALISVMARGLDIDCGCFAPSGQGHTTALEALLRDLGLMVLVVLAWLSRERRSVASSS; the protein is encoded by the coding sequence ATGAACCGTCTTGTCTCCATCGTCCTTCATGGTGCGCGTATCGCCCTGGGGGTGACCTTTTTCTACGCCGGCTGGATCAAGGCTCAGGAACCGATCGATTTTGCACGCGCAGTAGCCAATTACCAGGTTCTGCCTTATTCCTGGAATTATCTGGTTGCGGCGACCCTGCCATATGTCGAGCTGCTGGCCGGCACGCTTCTGGTGCTCAATCGCCGTGTGCGCCCGGCCGCACTGGTGATCGGCGTTCTCAACTTCGTTTTTATCCTTGCCCTGATTTCGGTCATGGCCCGCGGGCTCGATATCGACTGCGGCTGCTTTGCTCCTAGCGGCCAGGGGCACACCACCGCTCTGGAGGCGCTGCTGCGCGACCTCGGCCTGATGGTGCTTGTGGTTCTGGCCTGGCTCTCCCGGGAGCGGCGTTCTGTCGCGTCCTCATCCTGA
- the def gene encoding peptide deformylase has translation MAVKEILCYPDPILKQVCAPVDALSPETDALVQDLVDTMYDAGHSVGVAAPQIGATKRVVVVDVSHSKMGRDNNHGLLVMINPEILEHEGKKRMREGCMSVPDYTGNVVRAESIVVQFTDRQGTERVIEADGFEAVAIQHEIDHLDGLLFLDRVADRKADVFRRKGS, from the coding sequence ATGGCCGTCAAGGAAATCCTCTGCTACCCGGACCCCATTCTGAAGCAGGTCTGCGCTCCCGTTGACGCATTATCCCCGGAAACCGACGCACTGGTTCAGGATCTGGTCGACACCATGTACGACGCGGGACACTCTGTCGGCGTAGCCGCCCCCCAGATCGGAGCGACCAAGCGCGTCGTGGTGGTCGACGTTTCCCACAGCAAGATGGGGCGCGACAACAATCACGGCCTGCTGGTCATGATCAATCCGGAAATCCTCGAGCACGAGGGGAAGAAACGCATGCGGGAGGGATGCATGAGCGTGCCGGATTACACCGGCAATGTCGTGCGCGCGGAGAGTATCGTCGTACAGTTTACCGACCGCCAGGGCACCGAAAGGGTCATCGAAGCCGACGGCTTTGAAGCGGTAGCCATCCAGCACGAGATCGACCACCTCGACGGTCTGCTGTTCCTCGACCGGGTCGCCGACCGCAAAGCGGATGTTTTCCGGCGCAAGGGTTCCTGA
- a CDS encoding Druantia anti-phage system protein DruA has translation MQAHHYLGDLPKIGETLWYVAILRQQWVALLSFSAAALKCAVRDQWIGWDHRRQYDRLKLVANNSRFLILPQWHLPNLGSRVLALCEQRIQRDWLERFGHPLVLMETFVDPQRYQGTVYKAANWLCLGQTKGFRRTRQGYSNLAQSPKMVFVRALQSNAQSLLSRPLLGAPYCPGDVKMLLTADQMRSLPEFFTDIPDPRRAAGKRHRLSTVLAIAAGATLCGMRGYKAISDWAKSLGPKARERFGCRKKQGQYLVPSEYIIRDILIRVDPDHLDRSFQRWNEAYAGADESLAIDGKTMCNATDEQGRKTHIMSAIGHETKTCHTQKKSASCR, from the coding sequence ATGCAAGCGCATCATTATCTGGGAGATCTGCCCAAGATCGGCGAAACCCTCTGGTACGTTGCCATATTGCGCCAGCAGTGGGTCGCTTTGCTGAGCTTTTCCGCTGCGGCCTTGAAGTGCGCCGTTCGCGACCAGTGGATTGGCTGGGATCATCGGCGCCAATATGACCGCTTGAAGCTGGTTGCCAACAATAGCCGTTTTCTGATCCTGCCGCAGTGGCATTTGCCCAATCTGGGCTCGCGCGTCTTGGCGCTGTGCGAACAAAGAATCCAGCGCGACTGGCTGGAGCGCTTTGGCCATCCGCTTGTGCTGATGGAGACCTTTGTCGATCCGCAGCGCTATCAAGGCACGGTTTACAAGGCGGCCAATTGGCTATGCCTGGGTCAGACCAAGGGATTTCGCCGAACCCGTCAAGGTTATAGCAACCTCGCACAGTCCCCGAAGATGGTGTTTGTTCGTGCGCTGCAGTCCAATGCCCAATCGCTCTTGTCCCGCCCCCTGCTTGGGGCGCCCTATTGTCCAGGAGACGTGAAAATGTTGTTGACAGCCGATCAAATGCGATCCTTGCCAGAGTTTTTCACCGACATCCCCGACCCGCGCCGCGCCGCAGGGAAACGCCACCGGCTGTCCACCGTTTTGGCCATTGCCGCCGGGGCGACGCTTTGCGGGATGCGCGGGTACAAGGCGATTTCCGATTGGGCCAAAAGTCTTGGCCCCAAGGCGCGCGAGCGCTTCGGATGCCGTAAAAAACAAGGGCAGTACCTTGTCCCGAGCGAATACATCATCCGCGATATCCTCATCAGGGTCGATCCGGATCATCTCGACCGCAGCTTTCAACGTTGGAACGAGGCTTACGCAGGCGCGGATGAAAGCCTCGCCATCGACGGCAAGACCATGTGCAACGCCACCGACGAGCAAGGCCGCAAGACGCATATCATGAGCGCGATCGGCCACGAGACCAAAACCTGCCACACCCAAAAAAAGTCGGCCTCCTGCCGATAG